A region of Panicum virgatum strain AP13 chromosome 8N, P.virgatum_v5, whole genome shotgun sequence DNA encodes the following proteins:
- the LOC120685362 gene encoding protein SPIRAL1-like 2: MGRGRGVSYGGGQSSLSYLFGGGGGDEAPAELAKPPAPAASEQRAAQPAAAAAAAGTGNEKLKGIPAGVRGSQTNNYFRAQGQNCGNFLTDRPSTKVHAAPGGGSSLDYLFGGK, encoded by the exons ATGGGGCGTGGCCGGGGCGTGAGCTACGGCGGCGGGCAGAGCTCGCTGAGCTACCTcttcggcggaggcggcggcgacgaggcccCCGCGGAGCTCGccaagccgccggcgccggccgcgtcgGAGCAGAGGGCGGcacagccggcggcggctgcggccgcggcgggcacCGGCAATGAGAAGCTGAAGGGGATCCCGGCCGGTGTCCGGGGCAGCCAGACCAACAACTACTTCCGGGCGCAGGGCCAGAACTGCGGCAACTTCCTCACG GACCGCCCGTCGACCAAGGTGCacgcggcgccgggcggcggctcGTCGCTCGACTACCTCTTCGGCGGCAAGTGA
- the LOC120685566 gene encoding disease resistance protein Pik-2-like — protein sequence MDGIMASAATGAMSSLLAKLAELLREDYQLHKGMRREVAFLKDELSSMNALLERLADVEVLDPQTREWRNQVREMSYDIEDCVDGYMRQLRNGPQRPSGVMGFFLGYVQKVKELVTRHEIADQIQELRDRIVEAGHRRKRYKIDDAVSFGGIKVVPVDRRLPALYAEFGGLVGINVPRDQIIKLLDAGVPGMKVVSIVGCGGLGKTTVANQVYRNIAEQFDCHAFVSLSQNPDMVMIFRSILSQVKKNEYDTTNSCDQEHLIRELRDFLKDKRYLIVIDDLWSTQSWKTIKFALFENTCGSRMIVTTRIGTIAKSCSSPQHDLVYELRMLSEDDSKRLFFRRIFGSEDKCPYQLKEVSAEIVRKCGGLPLAIITMASLLTTKSYTRADWLKVCDSIGSGLEKNGDVVEMNLILSLSYNHLPHHLRTCLLYLSMFPEDYVIKRDYLVRRWIAEGFVNGNGGRNLEDEGECYFNELINRSLVQPVDYLYDDRVYSCRVHDMILDLITCKAVEENFITIVTDKKQMLAPQDKVHRLSLDYHGLDNGTANPIVTTYVRSLNIFRYSEQMIPLSDFQALRVLDLDGNENLESCYLQDVGKLFQLRYLRIKASNFTLPEQVGDLQSLVILDLLNCINLGELPASIVKLRQLKWLLAPPVTLPDGVGNMQALESVSFITVDYTTSITLLQELCSLTRLRTLGLDWHINPLHRDKKTYEANFVSLLGKLGCSNLQCLTLISPWSLDFLLDPWSPTPHLLRELVIKGWYLSKIPSWMASLTNLTYLDVEVKVRQETLQILGDFPALQFLKLHSDPAGPEERCLVISNNGFP from the exons ATGGACGGGATCATGGCGAGTGCCGCGACGGGGGCGATGAGCTCCCTCCTCGCCAAGCTCGCCGAGCTGCTGAGGGAGGACTACCAGCTGCACAAGGGCATGAGGCGCGAGGTCGCCTTCCTCAAGGATGAGCTGAGCAGCATGAACGCGCTCCTCGAGAGGCTGGCTGATGTGGAGGTGCTTGACCCGCAGACGAGGGAGTGGCGCAACCAGGTGAGGGAGATGTCATATGACATTGAGGACTGTGTCGACGGTTACATGCGCCAGCTGCGGAACGGACCGCAGAGGCCTAGTGGAGTCATGGGGTTCTTCTTGGGGTATGTTCAGAAAGTAAAGGAGCTTGTTACACGCCATGAGATCGCCGACCAGATTCAGGAGCTCAGGGATCGCATTGTCGAGGCGGGACACAGAAGGAAGAGGTACAAGATTGATGATGCAGTTAGTTTCGGTGGCATCAAAGTGGTGCCTGTGGATCGGCGGTTGCCGGCACTATATGCAGAATTTGGTGGCCTTGTTGGTATCAATGTTCCCAGGGATCAGATCATCAAGCTACTCGATGCTGGGGTGCCAGGGATGAAGGTAGTGTCTATTGTCGGTTGTGGAGGATTGGGAAAGACtactgttgcaaatcaggtTTACCGAAACATTGCCGAGCAATTTGATTGCCATGCTTTTGTGTCACTGTCCCAAAATCCTGACATGGTGATGATATTTCGGTCTATACTGTCACAAGTCAAGAAGAATGAGTATGACACCACCAACTCATGTGATCAGGAACATCTCATCAGAGAATTGAGGGATTTCCTAAAGGACAAGAG GTATTTAATTGTAATTGATGACCTGTGGAGCACCCAATCATGGAAGACAATCAAATTTGCTTTGTTTGAGAATACTTGTGGTAGTAGAATGATAGTGACAACAAGAATTGGTACTATTGCCAAATCATGTTCGTCCCCACAGCATGATCTTGTATATGAATTAAGGATGCTAAGTGAGGATGACTCTAAAAGACTTTTCTTTAGAAGAATTTTTGGCTCTGAGGATAAATGCCCTTACCAACTAAAGGAGGTTTCAGCTGAAATAGTTAGAAAGTGTGGTGGTTTACCATTGGCAATCATTACTATGGCTAGTTTGTTGACTACTAAGTCATACACCAGAGCTGACTGGTTAAAGGTTTGCGATTCAATTGGTTCAGGACTTGAGAAAAATGGGGATGTGGTGGAAATGAACTTGATATTATCTCTTAGTTATAATCATCTTCCTCATCATTTAAGGACATGTTTACTGTATCTAAGTATGTTTCCAGAAGATTATGTGATCAAGAGAGATTATTTGGTAAGAAGGTGGATAGCAGAAGGATTTGTCAATGGAAATGGTGGACGGAATTTAGAGGATGAAGGCGAATGCTATTTTAATGAACTTATTAACAGAAGCTTGGTTCAACCAGTAGATTACCTGTATGATGATAGAGTATATTCATGCCGGGTGCACGATATGATTCTTGATCTCATTACATGCAAGGCGGTTGAAGAAAATTTCATCACTATTGTTACTGATAAAAAACAAATGCTGGCTCCACAGGACAAGGTTCACCGACTCTCACTTGACTACCATGGTCTTGATAATGGAACAGCAAATCCCATTGTTACTACTTATGTTCGATCCCTGAACATATTTAGATACTCTGAACAAATGATTCCTCTTTCAGACTTTCAAGCTCTAAGAGTGCTTGATCTAGATGGTAATGAGAATTTAGAAAGCTGTTATCTTCAAGATGTAGGGAAGTTATTTCAGTTGAGGTACCTGCGGATTAAAGCAAGCAATTTTACACTTCCGGAACAGGTAGGAGACCTCCAGTCCTTAGTAATTCTGGATCTTCTGAACTGTATTAATCTAGGTGAATTGCCTGCCAGTATTGTTAAACTTCGGCAGTTGAAATGGTTACTTGCTCCTCCCGTGACCTTACCAGATGGAGTTGGGAACATGCAAGCTCTAGAGTCTGTATCATTTATAACTGTGGACTACACTACCTCAATAACGTTGTTGCAAGAGTTGTGCAGCTTGACCAGATTGAGAACCCTCGGATTGGATTGGCACATCAATCCCCTGCATAGAGACAAAAAAACATATGAGGCTAATTTTGTTTCGTTGCTTGGTAAACTAGGCTGTTCCAATCTTCAATGTTTAACACTCATCAGCCCTTGGTCACTAGACTTCTTGTTGGATCCTTGGTCCCCAACTCCACACCTCCTTCGGGAATTAGTGATCAAAGGATGGTATCTCAGTAAGATTCCATCGTGGATGGCATCGCTAACCAACCTCACATACCTGGATGTTGAAGTTAAAGTGAGACAGGAAACTCTTCAGATCCTTGGTGATTTCCCTGCGTTGCAATTCCTGAAATTGCACTCAGATCCAGCAGGCCCTGAGGAAAGGTGCCTTGTTATCAGCAACAACGGATTCCCGTGA
- the LOC120686044 gene encoding phosphoserine phosphatase, chloroplastic-like: MAGLIRARAGPGSLLPVRRSSTARPPPAAASRVGVRFASPLFLSAKVCKSRGLMAAALEVAKDGSSAVLANRQPSKDAIETLRNADAVCFDVDSTVIMDEGIDELADFCGAGKAVAEWTAKAMTGDVPFEEALAARLSLIKPSLSQVEECLEKRPPRISPGMADLIKKLKANSTDVFLVSGGFRQMIKPVAFELGIPAENIIANQLLFGTSGEYAGFDPTEPTSRSGGKAKAVQQIKQNHGYKTVVMVGDGATDLEARQPGGADLFICYAGVQMREPVAAEADWVVFDFQELITKLP; this comes from the exons ATGGCCGGCCTGATCAGAGCGCGCGCAGGCCCGGGAAGTTTGCTGCCTGTTCGTCGGTCGTCTACcgctcggccgccgccagcAGCAGCTTCGCGAGTGGGGGTTCGGTTTGCAAGCCCTCTGTTTCTCTCTGCTAAGGTTTGCAAGAGCCGTGGTTTAATGGCGGCAGCTTTGGAGGTCGCGAAGGACGGCTCCTCAGCAGTTCTGGCCAATCGCCAACCCTCCAAAg ATGCTATTGAGACGTTGCGCAATGCCGATGCGGTATGTTTCGATGTCGATAGCACTGTCATCATGGATGAGGGTATTGACGAGCTCGCCGACTTCTGTGGGGCAGGGAAAGCTGTTGCCGAATGGACAGCGAA AGCAATGACAGGGGATGTTCCATTTGAGGAGGCACTGGCAGCCAGGCTGTCTTTAATCAAGCCATCTCTCTCCCAAGTTGAGGAGTGCTTGGAGAAGAGGCCGCCCAG GATTTCTCCAGGAATGGCTGATTTGATTAAGAAGCTAAAAGCTAATAGTACTGATGTGTTCCTTGTGTCAGGAGGCTTCCGACAAATGATCAAG CCTGTGGCATTTGAGCTTGGTATTCCTGCTGAAAACATCATTGCAAACCAACTGCTATTTGGAACTTCCGGGGAGTATGCTGGATTTGATCCCACAGAGCCCACTTCACGCAGTGGGGGTAAAGCAAAAGCAGTGCAACAAATAAAACAG AACCATGGATACAAGACGGTTGTTATGGTTGGAGATGGTGCAACTGATCTTGAG GCTCGGCAACCTGGGGGAGCAGACTTGTTCATCTGTTATGCCGGTGTTCAGATGAGAGAACCAGTTGCAGCAGAAGCTGACTGGGTTGTTTTCGACTTTCAAGAGCTCATCACCAAGTTGCCATAA